TTTATTCCctcaaagatttttttgttgcaattgaaaacgaaaataaaatacttgaatGTTACTTTTTAACTTTTCAGGTTGATAACAATGTGACAAGGCACGTCCAGCCAGCTTTATCCAACCCTCATTGGGATGTCTTGATCCTCCACTATCTTGGTCTGGACCACATCGGGCATCTCGGTGGGCCTACTAGCCCTCTAGTCTCCCCTAAACTACTGGAGATGGATGGTGTGATCCGAAACATCCATCAAGCATTGATAGAACAGGTAAAGGAGATTTGTAATAACTAACCCTGGGCGACAAGTGTCAAAGTCgcaactattgattgcttagttgaGTCCCGACTACCTTTATTCAACTACTCGATTAATCGTGGGGCCACGTCTACTACAATAATAGTCGCGACATCCTGAAACACAATTAGACACCAGTGACACAAtctttcaatcctttcagcacaAATTTTACCATATTGCGCCTGcggcaatgcatcttgggaatttaAAAATAAGTCGCGGCTAGTGTCAAAGTTGCTACTATTTGGGGTGCGACTAGATGAGTAGTTAATTACACTGGCCACCCAGGCTTAGTAATAACactgggtttttatatagcgctttatcacactgATGGGCCTATTAAACTGCTCATCATCTTTTTCCTGCAATTAGGTGGGGCTTGGTTTTGAAGTTCCAGATCTACATGTATTCCTTTACTGTAGCACCATGAACTGGTTtaaaaggtgctgtggcacaatatgctgctgaTCAGACCAGAAACaccgaggcgaaccccttcACTTTACGACaagtgcattgggttctttCATATACTTAAAACAACCACCGAGACCATCCGAAAGGACACAGGAATAGTAGTTTAAAAGTGTCTTGCGTGACATGATTTGGACTCCaactcacactctgcttatcagaaacacaagagcttgattAAACTGGTGTCATTTCGTTTGTATTGTCAGGATAAATCTTTGTCACTACCGAGTCTGATAGTACTATGTGGTGATCATGGTATGAGTGATGCAGGCAGTCATGGTGGTGCATCAGCAAGTGAGACTATTACACCTCTAGTCTTCATCAGCTCAGCATTCAAGCAAGATCAAGGTTAGAGTTCTAAGACCCCCTCCCAAGAATCCAATAAGGggcgaattcaaaattaaacaatcggtAACTCGGGGTAAATCTTCATTTTCCCCCGGGGTTTTACAAGGCAAAAGGAAGTCGGATCATAATGAGCTCATTATCTACGGGTCAATGAACATCGCTCTTGGAGCCAAGTTTACTTCATTGATATCGCCGTCGGCCGCCCCGCGGTTTGGCAGAGGCTCGGTTAATCCGTAATTGATACTGTTAAACAATAGACCAGTGGAGTTTGCGGTCCATTGGTTTCTTTAGAACCAATGAGTACCTGAATGGATCAGAAGAACGTTTATTGGAGCAGCCAGGCAGCTGTCACTAATCCGATAATCCCTTGCTGACGTAATCCCAAGCACAAATCTTGCCTTTTGTTAAATTGCTCTTTGTATCCGTGGTCACCCAACCACGACCAAGTTGACCCAGCATGTGCAGACGgatattcatgatttattgttcGTATGCAAGGCTGTAAATACCCTGTATTACCTCGGGGGGTTCTGAAAAAGCCCCCGAGTTAccgcttgtttaattttgaattcgtcCCTAACAGATCCAATCACCCAAAGTGATTTCCCTCGTATAGCAGAAGAATATGATACGCAAAAAGTACCAGTTGCTACTCAAACAACATGATTTGCTATTCAATATTGGCATCcagtgtgcataaaataagtTTGGTCTAAATTTGTTGGGACAAAATCCtgttaatgtttttatattggACTGGTAGAGGTGACTCAATAGTCACTGTGTCATTTTTGTCTGTGATCAATCTAAAGATGAACAAATGAGACAATTTTGGCTTAATCCATTGtgtgagtcgggagaaaatagtggaaaaaaACAACTGTATGTTTAGTTACTGAACTTTTTACCTGCATTTCACAAAACTTGTTTCAGTGAATGAATTTTATGTCAGAAAATATccttttgatttttcttttggCAAAACTCTGTAAAtttacttgtttaaaaaaataaatctttcTAGAAACCCCAGTGCCACACCCAGAAGAGGTGCAGCAGATTGACTTAGCCCCAACCCTGGCTATCTTCTTGGGACTACCCATTCCTCAGAACAGCTTGGGTCAAGCCATCCCTGCGGTGCTAGAGGGGAGCCTCTCTCCTCGGGAACAGTTGAGGGCGCTACAGCTGAATAGCTACCAACTGAGTCGGGTGTTGGAACAGAACAAAGATTCGTTTAAATCAGGTAATATAATTTGTTAGTTTCACCTTACACAAATGTGTGTTAAGCATTACTTTCCGAACTTCTGTTATGTTTTAGAAGAGGATATCAatatacattattttaaaagaataaGATAAGTTTTTGACATACACTCCCACATTAAATTTTATTGGTGATCTTTTGTTGAAATTATGACAGTCTTAAAGGCATTTTTGGGATGAAAAACTATCTCTTTTTCTTACTTTCAAGGGTATAGTTCAAATcatgttttataataacaacaGCTTTCCAGTGCtcttactaagtaagtttttatggtcattgaatactctgcctttaagagagtttttttctttctctcatTTCATAGATATTGCTTACTCAATGTATCAGCATGCTTTACGTCTGCATGCCACCTGGCTGTCACATACAGCTAATAGCTCAACCCACAATGCACAGAGCCTGTTTGACAAAGCGGCTGGGCAGTACCTGAAAGCCATGGGTTCTATGAGGAACAAGGTAGCTTCATCACTTTCGCGATATGACCTACATGCCATGGGCTGTGGGGTGGTGTTGTTATGGCAGGTATGAAAACAACTTCAGTTCCTTTCagattttccaatagaagtgcgttatgcaaaataaaaatggcattGTCctttcaaatatgaaattccaggcctggtaacACTTTGTTATGTAGATCGTCTTGTTATATATTGTTCTTATAAGAAGTAGATTGAGAATTGAGTGTTGCCTTTTAAAtattgtacacaaatttgtttatttgtgtatGTATTCTGTTACGCATAACAATTCTGTTATTATTACAATTCTAAACAGCAATGTAGATAATACAAAATGGTTTTACAGAAACTAAATACACATTGTTACTCCACAATGCAATGCCTCACATCTGCAACTTAGAAAATGAAGTATTTCTGAAATGAATCTTATTAAAAATCTGTGCCGTTGCTAATCAATGTCTCACCTTTTTTCTTTGAAGGTTCTATTCCTGCTTTGCTACAGCGCTTCCTCACTTGGCACTTCACTGACCCCTGACCTCAAGCCTTCACTCTTGCTTCTGATTGGCTGTTGCCTAGCAGCGGGAATAACCCAGATTGCACTATGCACAGCAGCGGGTGGGGAGACCAGTGAACTGCTCTGCATACCAACCATTGGGGCCGGAACGCTACCATTACTTCTTACAGTGACAGGGGGATCACTGGCGGCCATTTTGGTATCAACTGGCGGCGGTCTTAAATGGCGTCAgacgattaaaaaaaatgtaagttGTTGAtgacaaaaacatttcaaaatcaagACAGATGTTTCACTATCggtgtaatttttacaaaatgtccgaggatcaatcttgaaaaatatACCTACACCTCCCAGCAAAggggaccaggggtggatttcacaaaggtagtcctaacttaggactatagtcctaggcaatgctaagagataggactggtcctaagttaggaccagtaactcatcctaacttaggactggtcctatctcttagcattgcctaggactagtcctaagttaggactacctttgtgaaatcctcccCATATTCTTTTGGGGGTTTATGTCATCAAGTATAgatcaagttggaagtcaacaaccccaggTCAGAATTAGGCAACACTGTACCCCTTTTACTattgggctctcaaatctgtctaataGACAACAATTAAAGAcctacaaaataataatgaggcCAACGCTCCGTTTTCCCCTTCTTTAGTTGGGTGCACCCTTTAGGGTTTTTCATACTTGAGTGATTTTTACATCCAAgtgtttctttcttgtttttcttaaagtTTCAGAGCCTGTCATGGTGTGAGATTTTCCTATTAATAGGAACAGTGTCCCATACCCTAACATTTACTGCTAGCAGCTTCATTGAGGAAGAGCATCAAACATGGTACTTCCTAACTCTCACTCTCCTACTGGCCGTCTTCATCTATGTAACAAGCGCTGCTATTGGTCAGTCCGTGGACAAGATGGCCGCAAGGGTTGCTATGGCGGTGGCAGCAACTCTTGTTATTTGTCGGTTGCTGAGGGCGTGGAATCAGACCGGGATGAAGTGGGCGGATAGGCCGGACATTGGAGATTGGTTTGTCAGGTAAATTCATTTtaacttaataaataataataaaaaaatggttcTTAAATAGGGCAACTTCTAGTAGCTAGATCAGGCACGATGTATGGTCTTCTGAAAAAGGTGGGAATTTTTTGCTCAAAGTACAAAGTACAAAGACTTCTTCCCTACATATCATGTACACATGGCGTAGACTCTAATTGACTTTTCAGGCCCTCTTAATCCTTATTTttcagtttaaagacagtggacactattggtaattgtcaaagactagccttcacagttggtgtatctcaacatatgtatgaaataacaaacctgatttttggggttgaacaaagaattgactagagtgggattcgaaccaacgacctctggattaacgtgctggcgctctaccaactgagctatctagccatatattggcggtgtccctattttgtcaatatctttgttcggggttgccagtcagaagccatacaaccgttaactgccgtgtagccagggatcacacccaaattacgatacaacctgggaagcggcagccaggggatcaccctaatgggatgcgactttttgtttcagatatcaatataaaccacaaggtaaactttcccttgtggtttatattgatataaataacaaacctgtgaaaatttgagctcaatcggtcatcgaacttgcgagataataatgaaagaaaaaaccacccttgtcacacgaatttgtgtgctttctgatgcttgatttcgagacctcaaattctaaacttgaggtctcgaaatcaaattcgtggaaaattacctctttctcgaaaactacacgtcacttcagagggagccaattcttacaatgttttataccatctatctctccccattacttgtaatcaagaaaggttttatgatgataaatattttgagtaattaccaatagtgtccactgcctttaagagaagtGATCATGGTCAAGTGCCTTCCTCAAGGACACAAGGGTCATGATCAGAATTCAAACCTACACTCCGATGACTGCTCGGCCAAGACACACCACAAACTAACACCCAAACTATTCCTATTTATTGGTAAAACATGTGCatatcaaaattaattttaaagggtggctgcagtgttttttttattcatttaaaggaacacgttgccttggatcggtcgagttggtctttgaaaagcgttctataaccgtttgttataaaattggtatggttagaaagatgttgtaatagtagaatacaatgatctacacaaatatgcctcgaagttgcgtggttttcgtgttacctcgtcgacaaacacggtcagccatttaagggggtcaaaaacttgactcccataaatggccgaccgtgttagtccgcgacgtaaaatgaaaaccatacaatgttgagtgctacttgtgtggatcattgtattctacttttacaacatctttctaaccatatgcatttcataacaaacggtttcaaacgcttttcatatagaccaactcgtccgatccaaggcaacgtgttcctttaaacgattaaccatgactttttaaacctaaaatattttttaaaattgtttattaaatgtgcaagtattttaaaaatggttttcaagagattaaacgtttgcataaacgtgacatcatgtcggtaacccgagtcgttgggccccctggctgtgtgcatatagagacgtgtgcactgtgtggcctggtacctaggcgcgtgtagttagggaccagactctttttgccgaagatatgtttgaattcccgacgtgacgtcgatggtaggggctgtaacaatccacaaaagggtcattacgcaagtcagatatgttgggaaacaaaacacatttattgatgttcaatacatatatcagaaataaatgacagcaaaattaactgttttattttagttcactgcagcatccctttaaattgAATATCATAATCACTGCGAAAACATAATCTTGTTATTTCGTAGACCAGAGAACAAGACGAGTCTTTCCATCTTGACTATGGCTAGTTTCATGATCATATACATCCTACGCTGCTTCAAAAGACCAAACTATAGACTTCTAGTAGCTCTGGTTGGGGCTTATCTCTACCGCTATGCAACAGGATCTGTGGACTTGCCAGTGTCACTGCCAACTTCTCAAAAGTAAGCATTCTTGTAGCATACTTAAACACCAACAGTAAATCTTTTGCATTGAAGTCGTCCAGCCACCATCTTAGTGGTAACTCGATGATGAAAAAATGGAATTGTACAGATTTGTACGCGTGGTGGCTCAGAGGAATTTACCAAGAAACCAATGTCCTTTTGACATCATATGCATAAGGTTTATTAAAAGGTTTACATATTCAGCATTTTATAAATCACATAAGTTGATCACATTtagtattgatttgtttgtccaCAGCATTTAATGAAAATATCACTCAGCACTAATgcttgaattaaaataaaaacccagcaATAATAACTAGTTCAAGAGACTTAGAATGGTACCATTCTAGATACTGTCattataaatgttatgttattattattatttcacaataacgtctCAATGCACTTTTCACTAGTGCCTGGATATCAGACAAAGTGTCTGCTGTGTGTTTTGAAGTTCTACATATtcatccgttttttttttttaatttcttggtCTGTTCTTTTTCTAAGTCTTCTAAAACCTTATTTTAtgataacctgtgaaaaaagcCTCTCCTGGGAACCTGTATTGTGAATTTCCGTCTTGTTTCTAAGAACAGATATAACATTTCTGCAATATGTTTGCTATTTTGTTTGCAGAGGACTCCATGAAGCAAGGCTGGTGTACCTTTTGCTGTTTGTCTCCTTGGCAAGAGTTTCTCTGAGTTATGGAAGGCAATTTTACATCTCCCATAACAAGAGTCCAAACCAAGAAAATAGTCACAAAAACTCCCGCAAATCGGACATGAAAACGGCAGATGTGTTTCGCTTTGGACAAGTTTTTGATGAACTATACGACATTCACATTAtgttggtggcgctgttgctGAGACCTCACAATAGCGCTGTGGCAGCCATGTTAGTTGTGCTTCAGTATTGCATTGTGGGAGTAGTGTTACCATGGTTACAGATGAGAGCATGGGCAGTGGCCCTGGTGCATGTATGGATGGGACAGGCTTCTTTCTTTGCTCAGGTTTGttgagtttctttttcttttaaagggtctatgtactttttgtaggacaaaaaacacaatttccacagatttacactcaaCTTAAAGAAGAtaattatagtagaaagcttccctgaaaatattacttgctgaggtgctgtagtttttgagaaatgaataaaacaatgtcatgaaaataattttctattttagcatgtaaaaacgtatttttgtggcattttttttacctcatttctcaaaaactacagcacctcagcaaccaATATTTTCAGGTACACTTtttgctatcattatcttcaaacggtgtaagtttaatgtaaatctgtggacattgtgttttgtgttacaaaaagtaccaaaatcctttaaagtaTGATAAAATTTCACTTTAAGATAAAGCGACAAAAGGTCATCAAACCATTACTCACAGTGCTTGGTAGACATTGTGTTGCAAACGTAAGCCTGCATTGTTGGAGGCACTTGAGACTAATGGTAACTactggtaactactcaaaacaaataactgactttgtaactatcaatggagagctgttgatagtaaaaaaaacattgtaggaaacgactccctctgaagtaacaaagttttttagaaggaggtaatttcttactaaaaaagtttgaatttgaaaaagacttcaagcctgaaagcacacaaatttgtgtaaaatcactgaaaatccAGAGCAATGTCTACGCAGGAAGAATTatctgcaattggaatacacattTCTGATAGACTTTACTTTCAGTAAAGCTTCTtagaatcaaatttgtagagatacaaactgaaaaaaaaaattctgcatGACTTCAAACccgaatgtttctcaaaatcctttatactatcgaaagttgCTGAACTTCTAACCAGGTACATATtcattgccattcattttaaagccattatacactttcggtaaacggtattgtccaagtcccacacttcgtgtatcacaacttctatataaaataacaaacctgtgaacatttaggctcaatcggtcatcggagtcgggagaaaataacggaaaaacccactctCGTTTCCGCgcctttcgccgtgtcatgacatgtgtctaaaataaatccgtaattctcgctatcgagaattgatattgttttaccgtgttctcaaaaagtaaagcgtttcatggactaatatttcaagagaagtctttcaccattaccttctgtaaaccctgtaaattatttgtaaatctgtgaactttttttttttctgtaccgaaagtgtataatggttttaagagtgattaccttTAATGTACTATTTCTTGTAAAAAAgggagtattattattataatgataaGATTAGCTTCCGACACCTGTGATAAATCAACTTCATCATCACTCCAAACTTCCAGTTTCATTTCGTTTAATTCCCATATCTACACTTTAAAGACCGcagacactattgttaattgtcaaagaccagtcttcttactttgtgtatatcaacatatgcataaaataacaaacctgtgaaaatttgagctcgattggtcgtcggagttacgAGAtaagtatgaaagaaaaaacacccttgtaacacaaagttgtgtgcttttagatgcttgatttcgagacctcaaattctaaacttgaggcctcaaaatcaaattcgtggaaaatttgttcgttctcgaaaactatgtcacttcagagggagccgtttttcacaatgttttatactatcaacctctccccattactcgttaccaagtaaggttttatgctaataattatttaccaattaccaatagtgtccactgcctttaaccacacaGGGTAATTCCAATAGTATTGCAACAGTGGATATATCAGCCGGGTACGTTGGTATGAGCTCATATGTACACTCTGTGGCTGGTTTGTTAacgtgtatctcaacctatgctgGTCCTATACTATGGATGCTTAGTCTATTTGCCTATACAGCTAAACACCATTCACAAAGGTAAGCACAAAGTAAACCACTTCTTTGAGTTATAAAGAAAAAAGTGTTaaccaaaaatattttgtttaacaagCTGGTGCTATACCAACTGAGTCATTAAGCCAAGACATGACAAAGACACGTGTTTAACACAggtctgtaagcacaaaaaaacttgctaagcacagacaaatattgcttagcagaaactggttaccagtcaaaagttcataaagtttacactgttgtgactggtgaccccctcatttttgcttagcacagaaatttgctcaGCGGTCTTTTCTGCTCAACAgtgctataaaattgggcccttgtcacacgaggcaacttttgcaggcaacttggaggcaatctatgtgatgattatacagaaatgaacGGTGCACTAAAGGGTTATACCTCTAGacgatgatcagagcatactgatcgaaacattgagttgacaccaacggttctttttagaaccacccaaactcaccCCCAACTCAGattaacattacatggtgctaccgcaaacatTGCTATATCGTAtttcaaaagtttcaaatcctactacatgtataagaagacgatcagagcatacagatcgaaacgtcgagttgaaaccatcggttcttttcagaaccaccccaactcattagagatagtcattacatggtgttaccgcaaacctttctatatcgtatttccaccatgcaaagtttcaaatcctactataagaagacgatcagagcatactgatcgaaacgttgagttgaaaccaatggttctttttagaac
The sequence above is drawn from the Asterias amurensis chromosome 13, ASM3211899v1 genome and encodes:
- the LOC139946588 gene encoding GPI ethanolamine phosphate transferase 2-like; its protein translation is MHLSHRHLLLLCVVGELLGLYVFLKGFFPIKKAVEGYAMFEGLPEEPSTETLHQDDVIPSVATGSATSPIRPVFGRLVIILIDALRADFIYGKRNQEDMPYTRELLSGGWTRSFLARAHPPTVTMPRIKALTSGTIPGFIDIVLNLDSSALAEDNLISQMHRQDRKLFFYGDDTWMRLFPGHFTETDGTTSFFVTDYTEVDNNVTRHVQPALSNPHWDVLILHYLGLDHIGHLGGPTSPLVSPKLLEMDGVIRNIHQALIEQDKSLSLPSLIVLCGDHGMSDAGSHGGASASETITPLVFISSAFKQDQETPVPHPEEVQQIDLAPTLAIFLGLPIPQNSLGQAIPAVLEGSLSPREQLRALQLNSYQLSRVLEQNKDSFKSDIAYSMYQHALRLHATWLSHTANSSTHNAQSLFDKAAGQYLKAMGSMRNKVASSLSRYDLHAMGCGVVLLWQVLFLLCYSASSLGTSLTPDLKPSLLLLIGCCLAAGITQIALCTAAGGETSELLCIPTIGAGTLPLLLTVTGGSLAAILVSTGGGLKWRQTIKKNFQSLSWCEIFLLIGTVSHTLTFTASSFIEEEHQTWYFLTLTLLLAVFIYVTSAAIGQSVDKMAARVAMAVAATLVICRLLRAWNQTGMKWADRPDIGDWFVRPENKTSLSILTMASFMIIYILRCFKRPNYRLLVALVGAYLYRYATGSVDLPVSLPTSQKGLHEARLVYLLLFVSLARVSLSYGRQFYISHNKSPNQENSHKNSRKSDMKTADVFRFGQVFDELYDIHIMLVALLLRPHNSAVAAMLVVLQYCIVGVVLPWLQMRAWAVALVHVWMGQASFFAQGNSNSIATVDISAGYVGMSSYVHSVAGLLTCISTYAGPILWMLSLFAYTAKHHSQRYNSAILEVTHTLALTRALPLAFYTVLVSFQRYHLFVWSVFSPKLLYDTMHTYVVTAGIAVLLVHLGIIKWLMHHRMSKTL